A genome region from Tenebrio molitor chromosome 4, icTenMoli1.1, whole genome shotgun sequence includes the following:
- the Osbp gene encoding oxysterol-binding protein 1 isoform X1, with product MGDAATVKSNLAQNEPAMKGWLFKWTNYLKGYQRRWFVLQNGHLSYYRAENNGGVPTLSIRRRRRFKQGNQAEMAHTCRGSISLHGALIYTVDACTFVITNGGTQTFHIRAASEVERQSWVTALELAKAKAIRSMESEDDEEEAEEGSGSPEEWSSVVRKLEAQLNDIQTCSDLIQKHWKSLVKPLSEIETNLDPDGVQTKSKEVGERATLFRISTNAMINACAEYLKTAQTHGHKWIRLLQHEREQRQRLQEMVETLAQQHSKLEQAANAHTNRPAVNPSDGEEEDENEFYDAVAESAVSSAGVNDSHFTLNIPTGTSHRRNSSDSSSEPDEATETKQVVVVTGKSTSSTRKAQQSENRLNTIATSKRQRRTRVPDKPNYPLNLWSIMKNCIGKDLSKIPMPVNFSEPLSMLQRLTEDYEYADILDAATKCTDACEQLAYVAAFTISSYSTTSSRTGKPFNPLLGETFECDRMEDLGWRSFSEQVSHHPPMVAQYCEGRGWKCWQEFTMTSKFRGKYLQVIPLGTAQVEFDNGNKFSWRKVTTTIHNIIVGKLWVDQHGDMEIIGKGPAAGIKCHLKYIPYSYFTRDTQRRVKGVVMDVAGHVKWIINGTWDDQVEIAPVIGNTGTTSNPVYETGPSVVAWKRRMPPPDASYGFTLLAAQLNEMEEGVAPTDSRLRPDQRLMEEGQWEAANTEKVRLEEKQRATRRRRESEAEGAAQEGRPYEQYRPVWFEQMTDEENDVVVHVYKGHYWECKEKQMWDRCPDIF from the exons ATGGGTGACGCCGCGACCGTAAAATCGAACCTGGCTCAAAACGAGCCGGCGATGAAGGGGTGGCTGTTCAAGTGGACGAACTACCTGAAAGGTTACCAGAGACGGTGGTTCGTGCTACAAAATGGACATCTGTCATATTACAG GGCCGAGAATAATGGTGGTGTCCCGACTCTGTCGATTCGAAGGCGTAGAAGGTTCAAGCAGGG AAACCAGGCGGAGATGGCGCACACTTGCCGCGGCAGCATTTCCCTGCACGGTGCCTTGATCTACACGGTGGACGCGTGCACGTTCGTCATCACGAACGGCGGCACCCAGACCTTCCACATCCGGGCCGCCTCCGAGGTGGAGCGCCAGTCGTGGGTCACCGCCCTCGAACTCGCCAAGGCCAAGGCCAT ACGCAGCATGGAGTCGGAGGACGACGAGGAGGAGGCCGAGGAGGGATCGGGCAGCCCGGAGGAGTGGTCGAGCGTCGTGCGCAAGCTGGAGGCGCAGCTGAACGACATCCAGACCTGCAGCGACCTCATCCAGAAGCACTGGAAGTCGCTGGTCAAGCCGCTCTCTGAAATAGAGACCAACCTGGACCCGGACGGGGTCCAGACCAAGTCGAAGGAGGTGGGGGAGCGGGCGACGCTCTTCCGGATCTCCACGAACGCGATGATCAAC GCGTGCGCCGAGTACTTGAAAACCGCGCAGACACACGGACACAAGTGGATCCGGTTGTTGCAGCACGAGAGAGAGCAGAGACAGCGGTTGCAGGAGATGGTGGAGACGCTGGCGCAGCAGCATTCGAAGCTCGAACAGGCGGCTAACGCGCACACCAACAGACCAGCAG TAAATCCGAGTGATGGTGAGGAAGAGGACGAGAACGAGTTCTACGACGCCGTAGCCGAAAGTGCGGTTAGTTCTGCGGGTGTCAACGACAGTCATTTTACATTGAACATCCCAACAGGTACGAGTCATCGACGGAACAGCTCGGACAGTTCCAGCGAGCCGGATGAGGCCACCGAAACCAAACAA GTTGTTGTAGTAACGGGAAAGTCGACGAGTTCCACCCGAAAAGCTCAACAAAGCGAGAATCGCCTCAACACAATCGCCACCAGCAAAAGACAGAGGCGGACTCGTGTTCCCGACAAGCCAAACTACCCTCTGAACTTGTGGAGCATCATGAAGAATTGCATAGGCAAAGACCTGTCCAAGATCCCCATGCCCGTCAACTTCAGTGAACCGCTCTCCATGCTGCAGAGACTGACTGAAGACTACGAGTACGCGGACATCCTCGACGCGGCCACCAAGTGCACGGACGCTTGCGAGCAGCTGGCGTACGTGGCCGCCTTCACCATATCCTCGTACTCGACGACGAGTTCGAGGACGGGCAAGCCCTTCAACCCGCTCCTGGGGGAGACGTTCGAGTGCGACAGGATGGAAGACCTGGGGTGGAGGTCCTTCAGCGAGCAAGTCTCCCACCATCCGCCGATGGTGGCGCAGTACTGCGAGGGCAGAGGGTGGAAGTGCTGGCAAGAGTTCACGATGACGTCGAAATTCCGGGGGAAATATCTCCAGGTGATACCGCTGGGGACGGCTCAAGTGGAGTTCGACAACGGGAACAAGTTCTCCTGGAGGAAGGTCACCACAACCATCCACAACATAATCGTGGGGAAGCTGTGGGTCGATCAGCACG GTGACATGGAGATAATCGGCAAGGGACCGGCTGCCGGGATAAAATGCCACCTCAAGTACATCCCGTACTCGTACTTCACCAGGGACACGCAGCGCAGGGTCAAGGGGGTGGTGATGGACGTGGCGGGGCACGTCAAGTGGATCATAAACG GCACGTGGGACGACCAGGTGGAGATAGCCCCGGTGATCGGCAACACGGGCACCACCAGCAATCCAGTGTACGAGACGGGTCCGTCGGTGGTGGCGTGGAAACGTCGGATGCCGCCCCCCGACGCATCTTACGGTTTCACGCTGTTGGCAGCCCAACTGAACGAAATGGAAGAGGGCGTCGCACCCACCGATTCGCGCCTCAGACCCGATCAAAGGCTGATGGAGGAGGGACAGTGGGAAGCGGCCAACACcgaaaaagttaggttagaaGAGAAACAAAGAGCGACGAGGAGGAGACGTGAATCGGAAGCGGAAGGGGCGGCACAAGAAG GGCGACCGTACGAGCAGTACCGACCAGTCTGGTTCGAACAAATGACGGACGAAGAGAACGACGTCGTCGTTCACGTCTACAAAGGCCACTATTGGGAGTGCAAAGAGAAGCAGATGTGGGATAGATGTCCAGATATATTCTAG
- the LOC138127922 gene encoding zinc finger CCHC-type and RNA-binding motif-containing protein 1-like has product MSGGLVPSKSTVYISNIPYDLRNNDLHKLFEKYGKIVKVTVLKDRDTRKSRGVAFILFLKVEDAVKCVEETNLKEMFGRTLRASIAKDNGRTTEFIRRRDYPDKTKCYECGEYGHLSYKCTRNVLGEREAPLKKVRKRKKKTQMSLTEEQKEYFDSSDSNENDEQNKEDEETLSAAIAHEQEKYDLENYRYKVATGNYEDGSATDEPPKKLIKKSNYFSDEEESD; this is encoded by the exons atgagtGGAGGTCTAGTGCCCAGCAAGAGCACCGTGTATATTTCAAACATACCGTATGATTTGAGAAATAACGATTTACACAAGCTTTTCGAGAAATACGGCAAAATTGTGAA agTGACTGTTTTGAAGGATAGAGACACTCGCAAAAGTAGAGGAGTTGCTTTTATCCTGTTTTTGAAAGTCGAGGACGCAGTAAAATGTGTGgaagaaacaaatttaaaagaa ATGTTTGGCAGAACATTGAGAGCAAGTATTGCCAAGGATAATGGCAGGACCACAGAATTTATAAGGCGCAGAGATTATCCAGACAAGACTAAATGTTATGAGTGTGGTGAATATGGACATTTAAGCTATAAGTGTACAAGAAATGTATTGGGTGAGAGAGAGGCACCTCTCAAGAAAGTTAGAAAGaggaaaaagaaaacacaaaTGTCTCTAACAGAG GAGCAGAAAGAGTATTTTGACAGTTCTGATTCAAATGAAAACGacgaacaaaacaaagaagatGAAGAAACGTTAAGCGCGGCCATTGCTCATGAGCAGGAAAAATATGATTTGGAAAATTACCGATACAAAGTGGCAACTGGCAATTATGAAGACGGTTCAGCAACTGACGAACCACCCAAGAAGCTGATCAAGAAAAGCAATTATTTTAGTGACGAAGAAGAAAGTGATTAA
- the HDAC3 gene encoding histone deacetylase 3, whose protein sequence is MSKHRVSYFFNPDVGNFHYGTGHPMKPHRLSVIHSLVLNYGLHKHMQIYRPYKASAHDMCRFHSDEYIDFLQKVTPQNIQAFTKHLSHYNVGDDCPVFWGLFDFCSMYTGASLEGAMKLNNNHCDIAVNWSGGLHHAKKFEASGFCYVNDIVIGILELLKYHARVLYIDIDVHHGDGVQEAFYLTDRVMTVSFHKYGNYFFPGTGDMYEIGAESGRYYSVNVPLKEGIDDASYWMVFKPVISSVMEFFQPTAIVLQCGADSLANDRLGCFSLSTKGHGECVKFVKSLNVPTLVVGGGGYTLRNVARCWTYETSLLVDEQISNELPYTEYLEFFAPDFTLHPEVVTRQENANSRQYLEAITKFVCDNLKMCQHSPSVQMHDVPGDTIPEDDKIKEEEDPDVRISQDLEDKIVEAKNEFYDGDKDNDKEDMET, encoded by the exons ATGTCGAAGCATCGCGTCTCGTATTTCTTCAACCCGGACGTGGGGAACTTTCACTACGGAACGGGACACCCCATGAAACCCCACAGACTCTCAGTCATTCACAGTCTGGTGCTGAACTACGGATTACACAAACACATGCAGATCTACCGGCCCTACAAAGCCAGCGCGCACGACATGTGCCGCTTTCACTCGGACGAGTACATTG ATTTTCTGCAGAAAGTCACTCCGCAGAACATCCAAGCATTCACCAAGCACCTGAGCCACTACAACGTCGGCGACGATTGTCCCGTTTTCTGGGGCCTCTTCGATTTCTGCTCGATGTACACAGGCGCCTCCCTGGAAGGCGCAATGAAACTCAACAACAACCACTGCGACATCGCCGTGAATTGGTCGGGGGGGCTGCACCACGCCAAGAAATTCGAAGCTAGCGGTTTTTGCTACGTCAATGACATTGTAATCGGTATTTTGGAGTTGCTCAAGTATCACGCTAGGGTTTTGTACATTGATATTGACGTCCATCACGGTGATGGCGTCCAGGAGGCTTTTTATTTAACAGATAGGGTCATGACAGTTAGTTTCCACAAATACGGCAACTACTTCTTTCCCGGTACAGGGGATATGTATGAGATTGGGGCCGAGAGCGGTCGGTACTACTCAGTAAATGTACCGCTGAAGGAAGGAATTGACGATGCGAGCTACTGGATGGTGTTCAAGCCGGTGATCTCTAGTGTGATGGAGTTCTTCCAACCCACAGCTATAGTTCTACAATGCGGAGCGGACTCTTTAGCCAATGACAGATTAGGTTGTTTCTCATTGAGCACTAAAGGTCACGGAGAATGTGTCAAGTTCGTGAAAAGTCTCAACGTCCCCACTTTGGTGGTGGGGGGAGGCGGATACACTCTGCGCAACGTAGCTAGATGTTGGACGTACGAGACGTCACTACTGGTAGATGAACAGATCTCAAACGAATTACCCTACACTGAGTATTTAGAATTTTTCGCCCCCGACTTCACGCTCCACCCCGAAGTGGTCACGAGACAGGAGAATGCAAACAGTAGGCAGTACCTCGAAGCCATCACTAA GTTCGTCTGCGACAACTTGAAAATGTGTCAGCACTCGCCTAGCGTTCAAATGCACGACGTCCCCGGAGACACCATTCCCGAAGACGACAAGATCAAAGAGGAAGAGGATCCAGACGTGCGAATCAGTCAAGACTTGGAAGACAAAATTGTCGAAGCGAAGAACGAGTTTTACGACGGGGACAAGGATAACGACAAGGAAGACATGGAGacgtaa
- the Osbp gene encoding oxysterol-binding protein 1 isoform X3: MGDAATVKSNLAQNEPAMKGWLFKWTNYLKGYQRRWFVLQNGHLSYYRNQAEMAHTCRGSISLHGALIYTVDACTFVITNGGTQTFHIRAASEVERQSWVTALELAKAKAIRSMESEDDEEEAEEGSGSPEEWSSVVRKLEAQLNDIQTCSDLIQKHWKSLVKPLSEIETNLDPDGVQTKSKEVGERATLFRISTNAMINACAEYLKTAQTHGHKWIRLLQHEREQRQRLQEMVETLAQQHSKLEQAANAHTNRPAVNPSDGEEEDENEFYDAVAESAVSSAGVNDSHFTLNIPTGTSHRRNSSDSSSEPDEATETKQVVVVTGKSTSSTRKAQQSENRLNTIATSKRQRRTRVPDKPNYPLNLWSIMKNCIGKDLSKIPMPVNFSEPLSMLQRLTEDYEYADILDAATKCTDACEQLAYVAAFTISSYSTTSSRTGKPFNPLLGETFECDRMEDLGWRSFSEQVSHHPPMVAQYCEGRGWKCWQEFTMTSKFRGKYLQVIPLGTAQVEFDNGNKFSWRKVTTTIHNIIVGKLWVDQHGDMEIIGKGPAAGIKCHLKYIPYSYFTRDTQRRVKGVVMDVAGHVKWIINGTWDDQVEIAPVIGNTGTTSNPVYETGPSVVAWKRRMPPPDASYGFTLLAAQLNEMEEGVAPTDSRLRPDQRLMEEGQWEAANTEKVRLEEKQRATRRRRESEAEGAAQEGRPYEQYRPVWFEQMTDEENDVVVHVYKGHYWECKEKQMWDRCPDIF; the protein is encoded by the exons ATGGGTGACGCCGCGACCGTAAAATCGAACCTGGCTCAAAACGAGCCGGCGATGAAGGGGTGGCTGTTCAAGTGGACGAACTACCTGAAAGGTTACCAGAGACGGTGGTTCGTGCTACAAAATGGACATCTGTCATATTACAG AAACCAGGCGGAGATGGCGCACACTTGCCGCGGCAGCATTTCCCTGCACGGTGCCTTGATCTACACGGTGGACGCGTGCACGTTCGTCATCACGAACGGCGGCACCCAGACCTTCCACATCCGGGCCGCCTCCGAGGTGGAGCGCCAGTCGTGGGTCACCGCCCTCGAACTCGCCAAGGCCAAGGCCAT ACGCAGCATGGAGTCGGAGGACGACGAGGAGGAGGCCGAGGAGGGATCGGGCAGCCCGGAGGAGTGGTCGAGCGTCGTGCGCAAGCTGGAGGCGCAGCTGAACGACATCCAGACCTGCAGCGACCTCATCCAGAAGCACTGGAAGTCGCTGGTCAAGCCGCTCTCTGAAATAGAGACCAACCTGGACCCGGACGGGGTCCAGACCAAGTCGAAGGAGGTGGGGGAGCGGGCGACGCTCTTCCGGATCTCCACGAACGCGATGATCAAC GCGTGCGCCGAGTACTTGAAAACCGCGCAGACACACGGACACAAGTGGATCCGGTTGTTGCAGCACGAGAGAGAGCAGAGACAGCGGTTGCAGGAGATGGTGGAGACGCTGGCGCAGCAGCATTCGAAGCTCGAACAGGCGGCTAACGCGCACACCAACAGACCAGCAG TAAATCCGAGTGATGGTGAGGAAGAGGACGAGAACGAGTTCTACGACGCCGTAGCCGAAAGTGCGGTTAGTTCTGCGGGTGTCAACGACAGTCATTTTACATTGAACATCCCAACAGGTACGAGTCATCGACGGAACAGCTCGGACAGTTCCAGCGAGCCGGATGAGGCCACCGAAACCAAACAA GTTGTTGTAGTAACGGGAAAGTCGACGAGTTCCACCCGAAAAGCTCAACAAAGCGAGAATCGCCTCAACACAATCGCCACCAGCAAAAGACAGAGGCGGACTCGTGTTCCCGACAAGCCAAACTACCCTCTGAACTTGTGGAGCATCATGAAGAATTGCATAGGCAAAGACCTGTCCAAGATCCCCATGCCCGTCAACTTCAGTGAACCGCTCTCCATGCTGCAGAGACTGACTGAAGACTACGAGTACGCGGACATCCTCGACGCGGCCACCAAGTGCACGGACGCTTGCGAGCAGCTGGCGTACGTGGCCGCCTTCACCATATCCTCGTACTCGACGACGAGTTCGAGGACGGGCAAGCCCTTCAACCCGCTCCTGGGGGAGACGTTCGAGTGCGACAGGATGGAAGACCTGGGGTGGAGGTCCTTCAGCGAGCAAGTCTCCCACCATCCGCCGATGGTGGCGCAGTACTGCGAGGGCAGAGGGTGGAAGTGCTGGCAAGAGTTCACGATGACGTCGAAATTCCGGGGGAAATATCTCCAGGTGATACCGCTGGGGACGGCTCAAGTGGAGTTCGACAACGGGAACAAGTTCTCCTGGAGGAAGGTCACCACAACCATCCACAACATAATCGTGGGGAAGCTGTGGGTCGATCAGCACG GTGACATGGAGATAATCGGCAAGGGACCGGCTGCCGGGATAAAATGCCACCTCAAGTACATCCCGTACTCGTACTTCACCAGGGACACGCAGCGCAGGGTCAAGGGGGTGGTGATGGACGTGGCGGGGCACGTCAAGTGGATCATAAACG GCACGTGGGACGACCAGGTGGAGATAGCCCCGGTGATCGGCAACACGGGCACCACCAGCAATCCAGTGTACGAGACGGGTCCGTCGGTGGTGGCGTGGAAACGTCGGATGCCGCCCCCCGACGCATCTTACGGTTTCACGCTGTTGGCAGCCCAACTGAACGAAATGGAAGAGGGCGTCGCACCCACCGATTCGCGCCTCAGACCCGATCAAAGGCTGATGGAGGAGGGACAGTGGGAAGCGGCCAACACcgaaaaagttaggttagaaGAGAAACAAAGAGCGACGAGGAGGAGACGTGAATCGGAAGCGGAAGGGGCGGCACAAGAAG GGCGACCGTACGAGCAGTACCGACCAGTCTGGTTCGAACAAATGACGGACGAAGAGAACGACGTCGTCGTTCACGTCTACAAAGGCCACTATTGGGAGTGCAAAGAGAAGCAGATGTGGGATAGATGTCCAGATATATTCTAG
- the RpL32 gene encoding large ribosomal subunit protein eL32, which produces MAIRPVYRPQIVKKRTKKFIRHQSDRYGKLKRNWRKPKGIDNRVRRRFKGQFLMPNIGYGSNSKTRHMLPTGFRKVLVHNVKELEVLLMQNRKYCAEIAHGVSSKKRKEIVERAQQLSVRVTNGHARLRSQENE; this is translated from the exons ATGGCGATTCGCCCAGTTTACAGGCCCCAGATTGTCAAAAAGCGAACAAAGAAGTTCATACGACATCAGTCGGACCGTTATGGCAAACTCAAA CGCAACTGGCGTAAGCCCAAGGGTATCGACAACAGAGTCCGCAGGCGCTTCAAGGGTCAATTTTTGATGCCAAACATCGGTTACGGCTCAAACAGCAAAACGAGACACATGCTCCCAACCGGTTTCCGCAAAGTTTTAGTGCATAACGTTAAG GAGTTGGAAGTGTTGTTGATGCAAAATCGCAAATACTGCGCTGAAATTGCGCACGGAGTGTCGTCGAAGAAACGCAAAGAGATCGTAGAAAGGGCCCAGCAGCTCTCAGTGAGAGTTACAAATGGACACGCCAGGCTGCGCAGCCAAGAAAATGAGTAA
- the D1 gene encoding high mobility group protein HMG-I/HMG-Y — MSDDAAPAKRGRKSNAEKAEKNDAKVESKKRARKDVKAAEGDSNDESAAPMKRGRGRPKGSTKKKSPVKPKSKATGRRGRPKKEEVKDSADEDGEENDAAEEDDD; from the exons ATGTCCGACGACGCCGCACCAGCGAAACGAGGCCGCAAATCGAACGCTGAAAAGGCCGAGAAAAATGACGCCAAAGTTGAGTCCAAGAAGCGCGCGAGAAAA GATGTGAAAGCCGCCGAAGGCGATTCCAATGACGAGAGCGCGGCGCCCATGAAGAGGGGACGCGGCAGACCCAAGGGCTCCACGAAAAAGAAGAGCCCCGTGAAACCCAAGTCCAAAGCCACAGGACGCAGAGGAAGACCCAAGAAGGAAGAAGTCAAAGATTCCGCTGACGAAGATGGAGAAGAAAATGACGCCGCCGAAGAAGACGACgactaa
- the 14-3-3epsilon gene encoding 14-3-3 protein epsilon, with protein sequence MSEREDNVYKAKLAEQAERYDEMVDAMKKVAKLDLELTVEERNLLSVAYKNVIGARRASWRIISSIEQKEESKGTDDKLEMIRQYRSQVEKELRDICSDILTVLDKHLIPAASTGESKVFYYKMKGDYHRYLAEFATGNDRKDAAEHSLVAYKSASDIAMTELPPTHPIRLGLALNFSVFYYEILNSPDRACRLAKAAFDDAIAELDTLSEESYKDSTLIMQLLRDNLTLWTSDMQGDGEAEPKEQLQDVEDQDVS encoded by the exons ATGTCTGAAAGGGAGGATAACGTCTACAAGGCGAAGCTGGCAGAACAGGCCGAGCGTTACGATG AAATGGTGGATGCCATGAAGAAGGTGGCCAAGCTCGACCTGGAGCTGACCGTCGAGGAGAGGAATCTCCTCTCGGTCGCCTACAAGAACGTGATCGGGGCGAGGAGGGCCTCATGGCGCATCATCTCCTCCATTGAACAGAAGGAGGAGAGCAAAGGCACCGACGACAAGCTGGAGATGATCAGGCAGTACAGGTCACAGGTCGAGAAGGAGCTGAGGGACATCTGTTCCGACATCTTGACCGTGCTCGACAAGCACCTCATCCCGGCCGCCTCCACCGGTGAATCCAAAGTGTTCTACTACAAAATGAAG GGCGACTACCACCGATATCTGGCCGAATTCGCAACGGGCAACGACCGCAAAGACGCCGCCGAACACTCGCTGGTGGCTTACAAATCGGCGAGCGACATCGCCATGACGGAACTGCCACCAACGCATCCAATAAGGCTCGGCCTGGCCCTGAACTTCTCCGTTTTCTACTACGAGATACTGAACAGTCCGGACAGGGCCTGCCGTCTGGCGAAGGCGGCGTTCGACGACGCCATCGCCGAATTGGACACCCTCTCCGAGGAGAGCTACAAAGACAGCACGCTGATAATGCAACTGTTGCGCGACAACTTGACGCTGTGGACCAGTGATATGCAAGGAGATG
- the Osbp gene encoding oxysterol-binding protein 1 isoform X2, whose product MGDAATVKSNLAQNEPAMKGWLFKWTNYLKGYQRRWFVLQNGHLSYYRAENNGGVPTLSIRRRRRFKQGNQAEMAHTCRGSISLHGALIYTVDACTFVITNGGTQTFHIRAASEVERQSWVTALELAKAKAIRSMESEDDEEEAEEGSGSPEEWSSVVRKLEAQLNDIQTCSDLIQKHWKSLVKPLSEIETNLDPDGVQTKSKEVGERATLFRISTNAMINACAEYLKTAQTHGHKWIRLLQHEREQRQRLQEMVETLAQQHSKLEQAANAHTNRPAVNPSDGEEEDENEFYDAVAESTSHRRNSSDSSSEPDEATETKQVVVVTGKSTSSTRKAQQSENRLNTIATSKRQRRTRVPDKPNYPLNLWSIMKNCIGKDLSKIPMPVNFSEPLSMLQRLTEDYEYADILDAATKCTDACEQLAYVAAFTISSYSTTSSRTGKPFNPLLGETFECDRMEDLGWRSFSEQVSHHPPMVAQYCEGRGWKCWQEFTMTSKFRGKYLQVIPLGTAQVEFDNGNKFSWRKVTTTIHNIIVGKLWVDQHGDMEIIGKGPAAGIKCHLKYIPYSYFTRDTQRRVKGVVMDVAGHVKWIINGTWDDQVEIAPVIGNTGTTSNPVYETGPSVVAWKRRMPPPDASYGFTLLAAQLNEMEEGVAPTDSRLRPDQRLMEEGQWEAANTEKVRLEEKQRATRRRRESEAEGAAQEGRPYEQYRPVWFEQMTDEENDVVVHVYKGHYWECKEKQMWDRCPDIF is encoded by the exons ATGGGTGACGCCGCGACCGTAAAATCGAACCTGGCTCAAAACGAGCCGGCGATGAAGGGGTGGCTGTTCAAGTGGACGAACTACCTGAAAGGTTACCAGAGACGGTGGTTCGTGCTACAAAATGGACATCTGTCATATTACAG GGCCGAGAATAATGGTGGTGTCCCGACTCTGTCGATTCGAAGGCGTAGAAGGTTCAAGCAGGG AAACCAGGCGGAGATGGCGCACACTTGCCGCGGCAGCATTTCCCTGCACGGTGCCTTGATCTACACGGTGGACGCGTGCACGTTCGTCATCACGAACGGCGGCACCCAGACCTTCCACATCCGGGCCGCCTCCGAGGTGGAGCGCCAGTCGTGGGTCACCGCCCTCGAACTCGCCAAGGCCAAGGCCAT ACGCAGCATGGAGTCGGAGGACGACGAGGAGGAGGCCGAGGAGGGATCGGGCAGCCCGGAGGAGTGGTCGAGCGTCGTGCGCAAGCTGGAGGCGCAGCTGAACGACATCCAGACCTGCAGCGACCTCATCCAGAAGCACTGGAAGTCGCTGGTCAAGCCGCTCTCTGAAATAGAGACCAACCTGGACCCGGACGGGGTCCAGACCAAGTCGAAGGAGGTGGGGGAGCGGGCGACGCTCTTCCGGATCTCCACGAACGCGATGATCAAC GCGTGCGCCGAGTACTTGAAAACCGCGCAGACACACGGACACAAGTGGATCCGGTTGTTGCAGCACGAGAGAGAGCAGAGACAGCGGTTGCAGGAGATGGTGGAGACGCTGGCGCAGCAGCATTCGAAGCTCGAACAGGCGGCTAACGCGCACACCAACAGACCAGCAG TAAATCCGAGTGATGGTGAGGAAGAGGACGAGAACGAGTTCTACGACGCCGTAGCCGAAA GTACGAGTCATCGACGGAACAGCTCGGACAGTTCCAGCGAGCCGGATGAGGCCACCGAAACCAAACAA GTTGTTGTAGTAACGGGAAAGTCGACGAGTTCCACCCGAAAAGCTCAACAAAGCGAGAATCGCCTCAACACAATCGCCACCAGCAAAAGACAGAGGCGGACTCGTGTTCCCGACAAGCCAAACTACCCTCTGAACTTGTGGAGCATCATGAAGAATTGCATAGGCAAAGACCTGTCCAAGATCCCCATGCCCGTCAACTTCAGTGAACCGCTCTCCATGCTGCAGAGACTGACTGAAGACTACGAGTACGCGGACATCCTCGACGCGGCCACCAAGTGCACGGACGCTTGCGAGCAGCTGGCGTACGTGGCCGCCTTCACCATATCCTCGTACTCGACGACGAGTTCGAGGACGGGCAAGCCCTTCAACCCGCTCCTGGGGGAGACGTTCGAGTGCGACAGGATGGAAGACCTGGGGTGGAGGTCCTTCAGCGAGCAAGTCTCCCACCATCCGCCGATGGTGGCGCAGTACTGCGAGGGCAGAGGGTGGAAGTGCTGGCAAGAGTTCACGATGACGTCGAAATTCCGGGGGAAATATCTCCAGGTGATACCGCTGGGGACGGCTCAAGTGGAGTTCGACAACGGGAACAAGTTCTCCTGGAGGAAGGTCACCACAACCATCCACAACATAATCGTGGGGAAGCTGTGGGTCGATCAGCACG GTGACATGGAGATAATCGGCAAGGGACCGGCTGCCGGGATAAAATGCCACCTCAAGTACATCCCGTACTCGTACTTCACCAGGGACACGCAGCGCAGGGTCAAGGGGGTGGTGATGGACGTGGCGGGGCACGTCAAGTGGATCATAAACG GCACGTGGGACGACCAGGTGGAGATAGCCCCGGTGATCGGCAACACGGGCACCACCAGCAATCCAGTGTACGAGACGGGTCCGTCGGTGGTGGCGTGGAAACGTCGGATGCCGCCCCCCGACGCATCTTACGGTTTCACGCTGTTGGCAGCCCAACTGAACGAAATGGAAGAGGGCGTCGCACCCACCGATTCGCGCCTCAGACCCGATCAAAGGCTGATGGAGGAGGGACAGTGGGAAGCGGCCAACACcgaaaaagttaggttagaaGAGAAACAAAGAGCGACGAGGAGGAGACGTGAATCGGAAGCGGAAGGGGCGGCACAAGAAG GGCGACCGTACGAGCAGTACCGACCAGTCTGGTTCGAACAAATGACGGACGAAGAGAACGACGTCGTCGTTCACGTCTACAAAGGCCACTATTGGGAGTGCAAAGAGAAGCAGATGTGGGATAGATGTCCAGATATATTCTAG